One region of Streptococcus parasanguinis genomic DNA includes:
- a CDS encoding class I SAM-dependent methyltransferase — protein MSKMYFDVNPDAAHDIHDLAVVLLGQKMNFYTDAGVFSKKMIDYGSQVLLSTLDFQEGESVLDVGCGYGPIGLSLAKAQGVAVTMVDVNERALDLAKKNASRNGVEAQIFSSDVYEAVEGFFDHVISNPPIRAGKKVVHQVITGSFEHLKPGGDLTIVIQKKQGAPSAKAKMEETFGNCETVKKDKGYYILRSEKES, from the coding sequence ATGAGTAAAATGTATTTCGATGTAAACCCAGATGCAGCCCATGATATTCATGATCTGGCTGTTGTTTTATTGGGGCAAAAGATGAATTTCTATACGGACGCCGGCGTCTTTAGTAAAAAAATGATTGACTATGGAAGTCAGGTGCTCTTATCAACCCTGGATTTTCAAGAAGGAGAAAGTGTCCTTGATGTTGGCTGTGGCTATGGACCAATCGGCCTCTCTCTCGCTAAAGCTCAGGGAGTTGCAGTGACCATGGTCGATGTCAATGAGCGGGCACTGGACTTGGCTAAGAAAAATGCCAGCCGAAATGGCGTGGAAGCTCAGATCTTTTCTTCGGATGTCTATGAAGCAGTAGAAGGGTTTTTTGACCATGTGATCAGTAATCCGCCGATCCGAGCTGGTAAGAAAGTGGTTCACCAAGTGATCACTGGTAGTTTTGAACATTTGAAACCAGGTGGAGATTTGACCATTGTCATTCAGAAAAAACAAGGAGCTCCGAGCGCTAAGGCCAAGATGGAAGAGACGTTTGGCAATTGTGAGACCGTAAAAAAAGACAAAGGCTATTATATTTTAAGAAGCGAGAAAGAATCATGA
- the coaA gene encoding type I pantothenate kinase codes for MDKEFLHFEKINRETWQNLHRKTTPPLSQTELNSIKSFNDRINLQDVRDVYLPLTNLIGIYKRSKEDLAFSKGIFLQKTSERQPFIIGVSGSVAVGKSTTSRLLQILLSRTFEGSTVELVTTDGFLYPNAILKEQEILNRKGFPESYDMELLLDFLNQIKNNKSVEIPVYSHEIYDIVPDEKQTILPADFVIVEGINVFQNPQNDSLYMTDFFDFSIYVDAAVDDIESWYIDRFQKLLTLAQNDPNNYYYRFTEQPLEEVLSIAHQVWESINLVNLQHYIQPTRNRADLILHKATNHEIDEIYLKR; via the coding sequence ATGGACAAAGAATTTCTACATTTTGAAAAAATTAATCGGGAAACGTGGCAAAATTTGCACCGCAAAACCACCCCACCTCTCTCTCAAACAGAGCTCAATTCTATTAAAAGTTTTAACGACCGCATCAACCTCCAGGATGTACGTGACGTCTACCTGCCTTTGACAAACCTGATTGGAATCTACAAGCGTTCCAAAGAAGATTTGGCCTTCTCAAAAGGTATTTTTCTCCAAAAAACGAGTGAACGCCAACCCTTTATCATTGGGGTTTCAGGGAGCGTTGCGGTTGGAAAATCCACCACTAGCCGTCTCCTTCAAATCCTGCTGTCACGAACCTTTGAAGGCTCGACAGTAGAATTGGTGACAACGGATGGCTTTCTCTATCCAAATGCTATCTTAAAAGAACAAGAGATCCTCAATCGAAAAGGATTTCCGGAAAGCTATGATATGGAATTGCTCCTTGATTTTCTCAATCAAATTAAAAACAACAAGAGCGTAGAAATCCCTGTCTATTCCCACGAAATATACGATATTGTTCCAGATGAGAAGCAAACCATTTTACCAGCTGATTTTGTCATTGTCGAAGGGATCAATGTCTTTCAAAATCCACAAAATGACAGTCTCTATATGACCGATTTCTTTGATTTTTCGATCTATGTGGATGCTGCAGTGGATGATATCGAATCTTGGTATATCGATCGCTTCCAAAAACTCCTTACATTAGCTCAGAATGATCCCAATAACTACTACTATCGATTTACAGAGCAACCCCTAGAAGAAGTTTTAAGCATAGCCCATCAGGTCTGGGAATCCATTAATTTAGTCAACTTGCAACATTACATCCAACCAACCAGAAACCGGGCTGATCTGATTCTCCATAAAGCAACCAACCATGAAATCGACGAAATTTATCTCAAACGTTAG
- the rpsT gene encoding 30S ribosomal protein S20: MEVNNLANIKSAIKRAELNVKQNEKNSAQKSAMRTAIKAFEANPSEELYRAASSAIDKAETKGLIHKNKASRDKARLAAKLG; this comes from the coding sequence ATGGAGGTGAATAACTTGGCAAACATTAAATCAGCTATCAAACGCGCTGAATTGAACGTTAAACAAAACGAAAAAAACTCAGCTCAAAAATCAGCTATGCGTACTGCAATCAAAGCTTTTGAAGCAAACCCATCTGAAGAACTTTACCGCGCTGCTAGCTCAGCTATCGATAAAGCAGAAACTAAAGGTTTGATCCACAAGAACAAAGCTAGCCGTGATAAAGCACGTCTTGCAGCTAAACTTGGTTAA